TTCCAGCCTATTCATACTCCGGAAGAGGGTGAAGAGTATTTCTTGAAACCGATGAACTGTCCTCACCACTGTGAGATTTACAAGAACTTCCCACGCTCGTATAAGGATCTTCCATTGCGTATTGCAGAATTTGGTACGGTTTGTCGTTATGAACAAAGTGGTGAGTTACACGGCTTAACTCGTGTTCGTAGCTTTACACAGGATGATGCGCATATCTTCTGCCGTCCGGAACAAGTGAAAGATGAATTCCTTCGTGTGATGGATATCATATCTATCGTGTTCAGTTCTATGGATTTCCAGAATTTTGAGGCACAGATATCCTTGCGTGATAAAGTGAACCGTGAAAAGTATATCGGTAGCGATGATAATTGGGAAAAGGCTGAACAGGCTATTATCGAGGCATGTGCGGAAAAAGGTTTGCCTGCTAAGATTGAGTATGGAGAAGCTGCTTTCTATGGTCCTAAACTTGACTTTATGGTGAAAGACGCTATCGGTCGTCGTTGGCAGCTGGGTACAATTCAGGTTGACTACAACTTGCCGGAACGTTTTGAACTTGAATATATGGGTTCTGATAATCAGAAGCATCGTCCGGTAATGATTCACCGTGCTCCGTTTGGATCAATGGAACGTTTTGTTGCCGTACTGATTGAACACACTGCCGGTAAGTTCCCGTTGTGGCTGACACCGGAACAGGTAGTTATTCTGCCAATCAGTGAGAAGTTCAATGAATATGCAGAGCAGGTGAAGACGTATCTGAAGATACACGAAATCCGTGCGATTGTAGATGATCGTAACGAGAAGATTGGCCGTAAGATTCGTGATAATGAGATGAAACGTATTCCTTATATGCTGATTGTCGGTGAAAAAGAAGCTGAAAATGGAGAAGTTTCTGTTCGTAGACAAGGCGAAGGGGATAAAGGAACCATGAAATTTGAAGAATTTGCTAAAATTTTGAACGAAGAAGTTCAGAATATGATAAATAAATGGTAACTTTGCAGCCGTTTCAGAATAAAATATTTAGTATAACAATAAAAAGATCAAACTAGGAAGTAAACGTTTTTAATGAAGAATGACACTCTAAAAGGGCAATACAGAATCAATGAACAGATTCGTGCCAAGGAAGTTCGCATAGTGAGCGATGATATTGAACCGAAAGTATATCCAATCTTTCAGGCTCTGAAAATGGCTGAAGAGAGAGATTTGGATTTAGTGGAAATTTCTCCTAATGCTCAACCCCCTGTTTGTCGTATTATTGATTATTCTAAATTTCTTTATCAATTAAAGAAACGCCAGAAGGAACAGAAAGCGAAGCAGGTGAAGGTTAATGTGAAGGAAATCCGTTTCGGACCCCAGACAGACGACCATGATTACAACTTTAAGTTGAAGCATGCTAAGGGATTTTTGGAAGACGGCGATAAAGTGAAGGCTTATGTATTCTTTAAAGGTCGCTCCATCCTTTTCAAGGAGCAAGGTGAGGTGCTTTTGCTTCGTTTTGCAAATGATCTGGAAGACTACGCTAAAGTAGATCAAATGCCGATACTGGAAGGAAAGCGCATGACTATTCAGCTTTCTCCGAAAAAGAAAGATGCTCCTAAAAAGTCGGCAACAGCTGGAGCACCGAAACCTGCTGCCCCTGCACCAAAAGCAGAGAAGCCGGAAAAGGGCGAAGAATAAGAAAAGATGCGTAACGCGCAGGTATAGTGCGTTGCCATTATATATTTAATAATTTAAAAACAAGTAAGATGCCAAAGATGAAGACTAACTCCGGTTCTAAAAAAAGGTTTACCCTTACCGGAACAGGTAAAATCAAAAGAAAGCACGCTTTTCACAGTCACATTTTGACTAAGAAAACTAAGAAGAGAAAAAGAAATCTGTGTTACTCTACAACTGTTGATACAACAAATGTAAGCCAGGTTAAGGAACTCTTAGCAATGAAGTAATCAAAAGCGTAAAAGTATTATTAAAGTATTAACCGAATGCATTAGCCTGAAGTTCGCTGCGTGAAGTAGCGGCGCTAACATTCAAAAAAAGTAAAACTATGCCAAGATCAGTAAATCATGTTGCTTCAAAAGCAAGAAGAAAGAAAATTTTGAAATTAACCAGAGGTTACTTTGGTGCAAGAAAGAATGTATGGACCGTAGCTAAAAACACTTGGGAAAAGGGTTTGACTTACGCGTTCCGTGACCGTAGAAATAAGAAAAGAAACTTCCGCGCTCTTTGGATACAACGTATCAACGCTGCTGCACGTCTTGAAGGAATGTCTTATTCTAAATTGATGGGCGGTCTGCACAAAGCCGGTATTGAAATAAACCGTAAGGTTCTGGCTGATTTAGCTATGAATCACCCGGAAGCTTTCAAAGCTGTAGTTGCAAAAGCAAAAGCTGCTTAAGCATCAATAGTTTACGAGTTACAAAGTGTCAGTTACTAAGCTAGTAACTGGCATTTTTCTTTTGTTAGGCAGATGAAAGGGAATAAAAAAATGTTAGTTGGCAAACAAATTCCTTTTTTTCTTGTTAGTTTCATGTATTCTTATTACATTTGTGGTACAAAAATATTAGCCGTATCGACTAGATCGGGAAACTCTTCAAATTAATCTGATGCACCGAGAAAGCTTCGTTCTTCAATGGCGGGCCACATCCTTCGGGACAGCTTTAAGCCGGTGGATTACAACGAGGGCGAGCGCTCAAATCTTGTTCTATCAGAGTTTCATCACATCGTCGATGCGGCTTTTTTTATATACTTTTCTATGATATTCTATTTCTCCGGTACAGGTAATTCTAAATGGATTGCAAATCAGCTTTCCAAAGAGCAAAAAGAAGAATTGGTTTTTATTCCCGATGCGTTAAAGGACAGAGCGTTCGAGTTTTGTTTGCGGGAAGATGAAAAGATCGGTTTTGTATTTCCAGTCTATTCATGGGCTCCTCCTGCAATTGTACTTCATTTTATTCGGCAACTCTCTTTAAAGGGGTATAAAAGACAATATTTGTTTTTTGTTAGTTCCTGTGGGGATGATACCGGGCTTACGCAGCAGGTGTTGGAGAAGGCTTTGAGTCATAAAGGCTGGAAGTGTCATGCCGGCTTTTCTGTGGCTATGCCCAATAATTATGTGCTGCTTCCCGGTTTTGACGTAGATAAGAAAGAGCTGGAGGAGAAAAAGCTGGCAGATGCTATTCCGGCTGTCAATCGAATAAATGCTTCGATAAGTAGGAGAGAGGAGTTGTTTCTTTGTCATGAAGGGAGTATTCCTTTTATTAAGACGAGGATTATCAATCCTTTATTTAATCGCTTTCAGATGTCTCCCGGGAATTTTTATACTACGGATGCTTGTATTGGATGTAAGCGTTGTGAGAAGAGTTGTCCGGTAGGGAATATTATGATGATGGACAGAAAGCCTGTTTGGGGGATGGATTGCACCTCATGCCTGGCATGTTATCATGTTTGTCCGCAGCATGCGGTGCAATATGGGAAAAGAACGAAAGATAAAGGGCAGTATTTCAATCCTAATTAATCTACTCGCCAATTAATCTACTCGTCTTTGATTTTAATACAGCAATTGGATAAATCTTCAATGATAGCCAGACTTTCTACTCTGACGCCTTGTGCCTCAAGTTTTTTGCGTCCATTTTGGAAGGCTTTTTCAATAATGAATCCCATTCCCACCAAGTTTGCTCCGGATTGTTTGATGAGGTCGATAATTCCTAATGCGGCATTGCCATACGCGAGGAAGTCATCCACGAAAAGGATGTTGTCGTTTGGAGTGAGGAAATCGGTACTGATAACTACTTCATAATCACGATCTTTGGTAAATGAATGCACAGTGGTGCTTAGTGCATTCTGAATGGTTTTAGGAGACTTCTTCTTTGCAAATACAACTGGTAAATCCATCAGGTAGCCTGTCATGATAGCCGGGGCGATGCCACAGGCTTCGATTGTCATGATCTTATTTACGTTTGTGGCTGCAAAACGACGGACAAACTCGACTCCGATTGATTTCATCAGGACAGGATCCATTTGATGATTAATAAAACTGTCTACTTTCAGGATACCTCCTTCGTAGCATTTTCCGTCTTGCAGAATTCTTTTTTTAAGTAATTGCATGCTGTATGATATTAATAAATAATGTGCTAATATTCCATTTCCGCATGGTGAAAACAGCGGTTGGTATATTAGCACATGGATATTTGAATCTTACTTGTTGTCTCTTAAGTCTTCCACCCGTACGGCTTTTCCTTCGCTTTGCGGGAGAGAGCCTTTCTTTACCAGTTTAACTTTAGGAGTTACTAATATTTCATCCTTCAATTGGCGGGTAATATCCTTTCGGATCTTCTCCAGTTCGATATAATTGTCGGTAGAAAGGTCGCTTAATTCTACTTCGACGATCATTTCGTCTTGGTTGTTGACAGCTTCTAGTGTAATCAGGTAGTTGCTGCCTAATTCGGAGAATTGTACCAGAATCTTTTCTACCTGCATCGGGAAGATGTTTACTCCCTTGATAATGAACATATCATCACTGCGGCCTTTGATACGGTCGATGCGGATATGAGTGCGGCCACATGGGCATTTCCCGGGAAGAATACGGGTTAAATCGCGGGTACGATAGCGAATTAACGGCATCATTTCACGATCAAGAGTCGTAAGTACTAGTTCTCCGATTTCTCCTTCCGGAACAGGTTCGCCTGTTTCCGGATCGATAATTTCTACCAGGTAACAGTCTTCCCAGAAGTGCATTCCATTCTGTTCCTTGCATTCGAAGGCAACACCGGGACCGTTCATTTCTGTCATGCCGAAGCTGTTGTAGGCTTTTACACCCAGCATCTTTTCTATTTTCCGGCGTTGTTCGTCGGTGTGGGGTTCGGCACCGATAACCAAGGTTTTCAGTGTGGTTCCTTTGGGATCGAGACCTTCTTCCTGAAAGACTTCTGCAAGGCGGATGGCATAGCTGGGGATAGCATGTAAAGCGGTGGTCTTAAAGTCGTTGATGAATTTAATCTGTCGTTTACTGTTTCCTGCAGCGGCAGGGACTGTGAGGCAGCCCAAGCGTTCTGCACCGTATTGGAAGCCTAAACCTCCTGTAAACATACCGTATCCGGAGCTGTTTTGGAAAACGTCAGTCTTGCGTATTCCTACTGCGTACAGACAGCGGGCTACCAAGTTGGCCCAAGAGTCGAGGTCGTGCTGTGAATGAACAATAACAGTAGGGTTTCCGGTAGTACCACTGGAAGAGTGAATACGTACACCATCATTGTTCATATCACCAGCCACCAGTCCGAACGGGTAGTGGGCGCGCATGTCAGATTTGGTAGTGAAAGGTATTTTGCGGATATCATCCAATGACTGTATGCTATCTGCTGTGATGCCATGTTTGCTGAAAACTTCTTTGTAATATGGAGCGTTCGCAGCTATATTGATTGTTTTTTTAAGCCGTTGAAGTTGCAATTCCTGCAACTTCTCCCGGCTCATGGTTTCTAATTCTTCTTCCCAGTATTGTGTACTCATGGTAATGCCTTTTATTGCATTAGCTTTTCCGCAATCTCTTTGCCGGCTGCCAATGCTTTAAGATTCATTTCTACAATTGCTTCTCCCTTACGCAGGAAGATTTCGCGGATGCTGTCTTGCACTTTCTCGTAATCAATGCCCAGGAATGGGATTGTTGCTCCCAGTAAGACAATGTTGGCAACGCGGGCGGAGCCTACTTCTTTTGCCACTTTGTCTACGTTCAATACTATCTTATGAGGCAGTTTGTTGATTTCTGCCATCACTTTGTCTGTTTCCGGATAATTGGGGATGTTGACAAACGGAGTTTCGTTAGTTACTAACCAGCCGTTAGGGCTAAGGTAGGGGAGGTAACGCAATCCTTCCATCGGTTCCAGTGAGATGATGAGATCACATTTGCCTGACGGGATCAGGTCTGAAGCAATCGGCTGGTCGCTGATACGGAGATTGGATTGAACATCTCCTCCGCGTTGGCTCATTCCGTGCACTTCCGCTTGTTTCATGTATAATCCTTCTTTCAAGGCAGCTTTGCCGATTACTGTGGCAATGGACAGAATTCCCTGTCCGCCGACTCCTGATAATATAATGTCTTTTTTCATGGCTTACTTACTTCTTTTTTTGCGTGCTAATGTCTGGATACACTCTCTGCGTGGGATGATGACAGATACACCACGATATTCGATTTCTTCGCGAATGATTTGCTTCATCTCCTCATAGTTCTTCTTCAATGGAGTAACTATACGGATATGTGCCGGATCTACTCCGATGCCTGCACAGATCGCTTCGATGCGTCCGGTTCCGGCGGAATCCTGTCCACCTGTCATGGCGGTAGTTTCATTGTCGGAGATGACGATGGTTACATTGGCGTTCTCGTTCACGCAATCTAACAGTCCGGTCATTCCGGAATGGGTGAATGTTGAGTCGCCGATGACAGCTACGGCCGGGAAAAGACCTCCGTCAGCAGCACCTTTTGCCATCGTAATGGAAGCACCCATGTCCACACATGAGTTAATTGCATTGAAAGGAGCATTTGCACCTAATGTGTAACAGCCGATGTCGCTGAATACTTTATGAGATGGATATTCTTCTTTCAGAACTTCGGTCAGCGTGATATACATATCGCGGTGTCCGCATCCTTCGCAAAGTGCAGGCGGGCGCATTTCTACAACAGAAGGAATGCCGAATTCCGATTTATTCTCTTTACCTACGGCACGGGCTACAGAGTCCGGATTTAACTCTCCGTCCTGTGACAGAGTACTGTCAAGGCGTCCTTTTACTTTAACGCCAATACCTAGATAGCCTTTCAATTGTTTTTCTACAAAGGGTTGTCCGTCTTCCAGAACTAAGATCTCATCACAAGACTCGATCAATTGATGCAATTGTTTTTTAGGCAATGGATATTGACCAATCTTAAGTACCGGATATTCGCAACCTTCCGGATAGTTTTCCATCAGATAATTGTAACCGATACCACAAGCTACGATTCCCAGCTTTTTGTTAGGACCGTCTGTGTATTTATTATAAGGTGATTCTTCTGAAGCTTTGATAAATTCGTCTTGGCGGGCAAGCAATACTTTGTAGCGTTTGCGGGCGTTTCCCGGCAACAAGATGAACTGACGCGGATCTTCGCTGAAAGAGATGTTGTTCTGCGGCTTCTGCTCTTTGCGTTCTACTCCTGAACGGGAGTGTGCCAGGCGGGTTACCATACGCATCAGGATCGGTTCGCCTACTTTTTCAGAGAATTCGAAGCCGCTGTATACCATATCATACGCTTCTTGCTGATTGCTTGGTTCGTACATTGGTATCAGTGAGAAGTCTCCGTAGAAACGGCTATCTTGTTCGTTCTGCGAGGAGTGCATACTGGGATCGTCTGCGGCTATCACAATCAATCCGCCTTTCACGCCTGTGACGGCAGAGTTGACGAAACAGTCAGCAGCTACGTTCATACCTACATGCTTCATACAAACTAATGCCCGTTTACCTACGAAAGACATACCCAACGCAGCTTCCATCGCTGTTTTTTCATTGGCACACCAACGGTTGTGTATATTCTGTTCGGTCGTTATAGGAGCCATTTGAATATATTCTGTAATTTCAGTAGAAGGAGTACCCGGATAGGCATAAACACCCGAAAGTCCGGCATCCAGTGCAGCTTGTGCAATGGCTTCATCGCCAAGTAAGAGTTGCTTGCTCATATCTATTTCTTTTATTTAGTGTTGATCACAGTTTGTTAATCTATCGGGCAAAGATAGGCTTTTCCGTTCGTTTTATCACAAATTTACTTGAAAATCTTTCTTTCATTCAGTGCTTTCCAGTATTTTCTTGCATTTGCCATGTGGTCGGCGTAATTGGAGGCAAAGTTGTGAGTACCGGAAAAATCTTCTTTGGCACACATGTAGATGTAGTTATGTTTGGTATAGTTCAACACGCTGTCTATTCCCTTTTTAGAGGGGATACGGATAGGTCCCGGAGGCAATCCGGTATTTATATAGGTATTGTAGGGAGAGTTGACTTTTAAATGTTCGTTGGTAATTCGGCGCAGACCAAAGTCTTGCAGGGAAAATTTGATGGTGGGATCTGCTTGTAAGGGCATATCTTGATGTAACCGGTTGATATACAATCCGGCTACCATTGGCTTTTCTTCGTTGTTGTTGGTTTCTTCTTCAACGATGGAAGCAAGAGTACTGACTTCTTCCGGTGTCATGCCGATGGCGGTAGCTTGTGCCAGGCGATCTTTATTCCAGAATCGTTCGTGTTCGTCCTTCATTCGTTTGAAGAATTCGTCTACGCTCATGTCCCAATATACCTGATAGGTTTCCGGTATGAAAAGGCTGGGGAGTGTTATGTTGGTATATCCCATTTGAGCAAGGAAAGTAGAGTCGAACAGTTGGCTCGCGATTTCGGCAGAGTCTATCATGAGCTGCTTGCCGATGCTTCGCGCCAATCGGTCTAATGTCCGGACGCTTCCGATGGTAAGGTTCATAGGTTCCTGATAACCTCTGGAAAAACGGCTATATACATGATAGACGTTGTCGTTGGGGCGAATGGCATATCGACCGGTATGGATATTCTGATTGAAATCCTTGTATTTTGCCATCCACTGGAATCCGGCGAACTTATTGACATGCCCGAATTCTTTTATTTTATGGTAAATAGAATCGGCAGTATCATCCCGGTCTACATAAATATATACGGTTTTGGATGGGTGAAATTGGGGGGCAAACAGATAATAATAAAAGGTGCCCCCGGCAACTGCACAAAGGAGGAATGCTCCGATTAGAATGGATAGTAGAATATTTCTCTTTTTTTTCTTCATCTTTTGAGGTGTATTTAAAAAGTTCGTCAAAGATAAAAAGAATTTGGATAGGAGTGCTCTCTTTTTAGGATGAATCATAAGAAGACTATGTCAAAAGTATGTTTTCTTTCGATGCGGTGTATGAATCCATTCTTTCACGTTACGTCTGCCTTGCTTGATTTATTCAGTTGCTTATTGTACTGCTTGGCATTCATTGCAATTATCTTTTTGTTTCCAGCGTAGTTCCATTATTCCCATATATTGTGGGACTATTTTCCCGCAATATGTGGGAATATTTTCTCATAAAATAAGGGAATACTTTCCCACAATATGTGGGACTAAGACAATCTCTTGACGTCATAATGTGAAACCTTGAGAGTTATGCAACAACTCCCTTTTTATTGAAGTGAGAGTCTGCTTGTAACTAGAATGCCATTGGCACAGGGAAATGAATTCATTTCAGCGAAACGAGTTTTGCTATTTAATAAACGTCAGTCCGATATGACTTCGTCTGCATGGTTTCCTGAAGGAGGAGAGTGCAAGCTTATATCGAATTGACGTTAATTAGGCCACAGGGAGTAATTAATATCTGCTTCTATTTTGTTTTCTATCTCATCGGGCAGAGGTGCGAAGAAATCCATGTTAGTCAGGCTCTCGATGCTATCTATTGTTACCGCATAGGATGATAGAGGTTCTACTGCCTGCTCATTATTAAATAAGAAACCGATAGCTCGCATCGGCTTGACAAAAGGAGAAAGGACTACTTTAAAAAACTTTTGAGGTACTACGACTTTATTCTTTCCGATTGTTTGGGGATATTTTTCAATAATAGGTCCACATATAATAATGATGGCACTGTCTGCTATAGCCCAATCCCGGATCTTTTCTTCCAGATTTTTCCATCCTCTTCTGTTTAGTTGTGGATGTTGCGGACACATATTGCTGAAATAGAATGATTCTTTCATGGCTTCAGGACTCCATTTCATATCTGCGGCGGGAGCCATGTGACCTTTGTCATATCCTGAACGGGTATAGTCGGCATTCGTTGCAATCGGTCCTGTCACTAGTGGATCGGCAATAAAGCGATTACCTCTTTTTTCTTTTCCTTTGGTTTCTTCCCTGGTTAATTCGTAAGAAACCCAGTTGGGAATTTTTAAATCTTTGTTATATGACACTGTATATCCGCTATGGTGGATGATTTGTTCTTGCCGGGGAACTAGTGATATGGGTGTCTCCAAATCTTTGCCAAGTGGGATTTGAAAGGAAGCATCAGTTTGCGGTTCGTTATTTTTCTGGATATTAATCTGCTGGCAATACAAATAAACACCAAAAAGAATAGGAATGAGCACGATAATGGCGATGATACATCCTAATTTGTTATCAGAATGTGATTTCTTTTTGAATAGTTTTCTGTTTTTACCTTTTTTATTTCGATTCATAGATTGGCTGGTGATGACAGTTTTGTTTTATTCTTCTTTTCTCATGCTGAATTCGCAACCGCAATATTGTTGGTTGTAAAAGTTGTATTCTTTAATGATGGCAATACGTCGTTCGCTCAGTCCCCCTTTCCGCCAATTCTGTTCCCAGTACGTAACATCCGGGTAAGAGGCGGTAGCATATTGTCCGGCTTCATTGATCTGCTCCAGGCTTTTCCAGCGACTGGAGGCAAGTGTCGTGGTAATTACAGAGAAACCATGTTCGTGTGCGTAACGGGCTGTCTCCAATAAACGCAGTTTAAAACAACGCAGGCAACGTCCTCCTCTTTCAGGTTCCTGCTCCATTCCTGCTATGTGACATCGCCAGTTTTCATGATCGTAATCCGCATCTATGATTTCCAATCCCAATGATTGGGCATAGCGCGTACATTCTTCTTTTCTTATCATATACTCTTCCTGCGGATAAATATTAGGATTGCAATAATAAATGACGGGGGTGATATGATGTTGCATCATGCATTCAATAATGGCTGATGAACAAGGAGCACAACAAGTATGAAGCAAGACTTTATCGACTCCTCCCGGAACTTCGAGTTGGAATTTCTTTTTCATGCTGTAAAGTTAGTACATATTTACGATACGAGTCAATGGTTTATGTTTTATTCAGAATAGTTTTTTTGTTATCTTTGTCCATTCAAGTTTATAACAGATCAATAATGAATGAATTAAATTGCGGGCAGGAAGAGCAATATGCAAGCCCGGAGAAGAAAAAGAGTACCTCGAAAATTGTAAAGAGAACTTTAGTTGTGGCTGCATTAGCTTTGGCGGTATATGTTGTATATTCCGTAGTTTATTTATTTGTTTCGCCCGATCGTAATATTCAGCAAATCTATCTGGTTCCCGAAGATGCTGCGTTTATCATTCAATCATCGGCCCCGATTGAAGATTGGGAAAAGTTTAGTGGAAGTGAAACATGGCAATGTCTGAAGAAAGCGAAATCTTTCGAGGAAGTAACGGAGAGTGTAGAGAAGCTCGATTCGGTAGTAAAAAGCAATAAAGTGTTGTTGTCGCTTGTTGGTGAACGGGATATGCTTATTTCGCTTCACAAGACTCGTGCCACAAAGTGGGATTTTCTGCTGATCCTGGATATGCAGAAAACATCGAAAATGGATTTATTAAAAGATCAGGTGGAAACCGTATTGGTCATGAGTGGCTTTACTGTCACCAACCGGATGCATAACGGCATTAATATCCTTGAAATGCGTGATCCCGAAACAAGGGATATTTTCTATCTTGCTTTTGTGGATAATCATTTGGTGGGGTCTTATACGTCCGGGCTTGTCGAGTCGGCTATTGATTCGCGTAATAAACCCAAAATCGGACTCAACCAGTCTTTTATTGAAACGGAGAAGTTGGTTTCTGGCAAGGGGCTTGTCAGAGTCTTTATTAATTATGCGCGCGTACCTCAATTCATGTCTATTTATTTGGGTGCAAGAAACGAATACATTGATTTGTTTAGCAATTCTATGAATTTTGCCGGACTTTACCTAAATACGGATAAGGAGCGGATGGAAGTGAAAGGGTATACGTTGAGAAAAGATTCTGCCGATCCTTATGTCACTGCTTTATTGAGTTCGGGAAAACATAAAATGAAAGCGCATGAGATTCTGTCCGGGCGGACGGCTCTTTATACGAATATAGGCTTCAATAACCCGGTAACTTTTGTAAAAGAGCTGGAGAATGCGATGTCGGTTCATAATAAACAATTGTATGATTCTTATCAAAGTTCCCGGAAAAAGATTGAAGGGCTATTCGGGATATCTTTGGAAGAAAACTTTTTGAGTTGGATGTCGGGAGAATTTGCTATTACGCAATCCGAACCGGGGTTGTTAGGGCATGATCCTGAACTTATTTTGGCTATCAGAGCTAAAAGTATAAAAGATGCCCGTAAGAACATGGAATTAATAGAAAAGAAGATTAAGCGACGCAGCCCGGTTAAGATTAAAACAGTCAATTATAAAGATTTTGAGATTAATTACATCGAAATGAAAGGCTTTTTCCGCCTGTTCTTTGGAAAACTATTTGATAAA
The Bacteroides caecimuris DNA segment above includes these coding regions:
- a CDS encoding EFR1 family ferrodoxin (N-terminal region resembles flavodoxins. C-terminal ferrodoxin region binds two 4Fe-4S clusters.), coding for MIFYFSGTGNSKWIANQLSKEQKEELVFIPDALKDRAFEFCLREDEKIGFVFPVYSWAPPAIVLHFIRQLSLKGYKRQYLFFVSSCGDDTGLTQQVLEKALSHKGWKCHAGFSVAMPNNYVLLPGFDVDKKELEEKKLADAIPAVNRINASISRREELFLCHEGSIPFIKTRIINPLFNRFQMSPGNFYTTDACIGCKRCEKSCPVGNIMMMDRKPVWGMDCTSCLACYHVCPQHAVQYGKRTKDKGQYFNPN
- the mltG gene encoding endolytic transglycosylase MltG, giving the protein MKKKKRNILLSILIGAFLLCAVAGGTFYYYLFAPQFHPSKTVYIYVDRDDTADSIYHKIKEFGHVNKFAGFQWMAKYKDFNQNIHTGRYAIRPNDNVYHVYSRFSRGYQEPMNLTIGSVRTLDRLARSIGKQLMIDSAEIASQLFDSTFLAQMGYTNITLPSLFIPETYQVYWDMSVDEFFKRMKDEHERFWNKDRLAQATAIGMTPEEVSTLASIVEEETNNNEEKPMVAGLYINRLHQDMPLQADPTIKFSLQDFGLRRITNEHLKVNSPYNTYINTGLPPGPIRIPSKKGIDSVLNYTKHNYIYMCAKEDFSGTHNFASNYADHMANARKYWKALNERKIFK
- the rpmI gene encoding 50S ribosomal protein L35; protein product: MPKMKTNSGSKKRFTLTGTGKIKRKHAFHSHILTKKTKKRKRNLCYSTTVDTTNVSQVKELLAMK
- the thrS gene encoding threonine--tRNA ligase; this encodes MIKITFPDGSVREYNEGVNGLQIAESISSRLAQEVLACGVNGETYDLGRPISEDANFVLYKWDDEEGKHAFWHTSAHLLAEALQELYPGIQFGIGPAIENGFYYDVDPGDAVIKESDLPAIEAKMLELAAKKENVVRKSIAKTDALKMFGDRGETYKCELISELEDGHITTYTQGAFTDLCRGPHLMTTAPIKAIKLTSVAGAYWRGHEDRKMLTRIYGITFPKKKMLDEYLVLLEEAKKRDHRKIGKEMQLFMFSETVGKGLPMWLPKGTALRLRLQEFLRRIQTRYDYQEVITPPIGNKFLYVTSGHYAKYGKDAFQPIHTPEEGEEYFLKPMNCPHHCEIYKNFPRSYKDLPLRIAEFGTVCRYEQSGELHGLTRVRSFTQDDAHIFCRPEQVKDEFLRVMDIISIVFSSMDFQNFEAQISLRDKVNREKYIGSDDNWEKAEQAIIEACAEKGLPAKIEYGEAAFYGPKLDFMVKDAIGRRWQLGTIQVDYNLPERFELEYMGSDNQKHRPVMIHRAPFGSMERFVAVLIEHTAGKFPLWLTPEQVVILPISEKFNEYAEQVKTYLKIHEIRAIVDDRNEKIGRKIRDNEMKRIPYMLIVGEKEAENGEVSVRRQGEGDKGTMKFEEFAKILNEEVQNMINKW
- the rplT gene encoding 50S ribosomal protein L20 is translated as MPRSVNHVASKARRKKILKLTRGYFGARKNVWTVAKNTWEKGLTYAFRDRRNKKRNFRALWIQRINAAARLEGMSYSKLMGGLHKAGIEINRKVLADLAMNHPEAFKAVVAKAKAA
- the infC gene encoding translation initiation factor IF-3: MKNDTLKGQYRINEQIRAKEVRIVSDDIEPKVYPIFQALKMAEERDLDLVEISPNAQPPVCRIIDYSKFLYQLKKRQKEQKAKQVKVNVKEIRFGPQTDDHDYNFKLKHAKGFLEDGDKVKAYVFFKGRSILFKEQGEVLLLRFANDLEDYAKVDQMPILEGKRMTIQLSPKKKDAPKKSATAGAPKPAAPAPKAEKPEKGEE
- a CDS encoding indolepyruvate oxidoreductase subunit beta, translating into MKKDIILSGVGGQGILSIATVIGKAALKEGLYMKQAEVHGMSQRGGDVQSNLRISDQPIASDLIPSGKCDLIISLEPMEGLRYLPYLSPNGWLVTNETPFVNIPNYPETDKVMAEINKLPHKIVLNVDKVAKEVGSARVANIVLLGATIPFLGIDYEKVQDSIREIFLRKGEAIVEMNLKALAAGKEIAEKLMQ
- a CDS encoding phenylacetate--CoA ligase, coding for MSTQYWEEELETMSREKLQELQLQRLKKTINIAANAPYYKEVFSKHGITADSIQSLDDIRKIPFTTKSDMRAHYPFGLVAGDMNNDGVRIHSSSGTTGNPTVIVHSQHDLDSWANLVARCLYAVGIRKTDVFQNSSGYGMFTGGLGFQYGAERLGCLTVPAAAGNSKRQIKFINDFKTTALHAIPSYAIRLAEVFQEEGLDPKGTTLKTLVIGAEPHTDEQRRKIEKMLGVKAYNSFGMTEMNGPGVAFECKEQNGMHFWEDCYLVEIIDPETGEPVPEGEIGELVLTTLDREMMPLIRYRTRDLTRILPGKCPCGRTHIRIDRIKGRSDDMFIIKGVNIFPMQVEKILVQFSELGSNYLITLEAVNNQDEMIVEVELSDLSTDNYIELEKIRKDITRQLKDEILVTPKVKLVKKGSLPQSEGKAVRVEDLRDNK
- the xpt gene encoding xanthine phosphoribosyltransferase, whose amino-acid sequence is MQLLKKRILQDGKCYEGGILKVDSFINHQMDPVLMKSIGVEFVRRFAATNVNKIMTIEACGIAPAIMTGYLMDLPVVFAKKKSPKTIQNALSTTVHSFTKDRDYEVVISTDFLTPNDNILFVDDFLAYGNAALGIIDLIKQSGANLVGMGFIIEKAFQNGRKKLEAQGVRVESLAIIEDLSNCCIKIKDE
- a CDS encoding thiamine pyrophosphate-dependent enzyme; translated protein: MSKQLLLGDEAIAQAALDAGLSGVYAYPGTPSTEITEYIQMAPITTEQNIHNRWCANEKTAMEAALGMSFVGKRALVCMKHVGMNVAADCFVNSAVTGVKGGLIVIAADDPSMHSSQNEQDSRFYGDFSLIPMYEPSNQQEAYDMVYSGFEFSEKVGEPILMRMVTRLAHSRSGVERKEQKPQNNISFSEDPRQFILLPGNARKRYKVLLARQDEFIKASEESPYNKYTDGPNKKLGIVACGIGYNYLMENYPEGCEYPVLKIGQYPLPKKQLHQLIESCDEILVLEDGQPFVEKQLKGYLGIGVKVKGRLDSTLSQDGELNPDSVARAVGKENKSEFGIPSVVEMRPPALCEGCGHRDMYITLTEVLKEEYPSHKVFSDIGCYTLGANAPFNAINSCVDMGASITMAKGAADGGLFPAVAVIGDSTFTHSGMTGLLDCVNENANVTIVISDNETTAMTGGQDSAGTGRIEAICAGIGVDPAHIRIVTPLKKNYEEMKQIIREEIEYRGVSVIIPRRECIQTLARKKRSK